TTACGTCAAAATATTTCTCGGATACGTTTTTTTTATACAGTCTTATTGTTACGTTGAAAAATGGAGACAAGGAATATTATTGTATTGTGCTTTCGTTGATTTGTCCAAAGGCGTATCGAACTGGATTCTGAATAAAGCGTTTTCGTTGCCGGGAGAAATATGTATGGTAACATCAAATAATGTGTTGTTATGAATAAGATAAATGCAGTTACTGTCTATGCCTGTTGCGGATTCGTCAAGGAGAAAATCACTCTCCTCCTCTCATCGCCATTGTAAAACAACTCGCTGAAGAACATTCTTCGTCTGTCAGTGAACGTTGTAATAAATGACATAGcatgtcaaaatatttgttgGGAAAAATAAGAGACATGTTGAAGCAGTTTCTAAAGCTTTTGGTTTCTTTGAATGCAAAATGTGTCTAGGATGAGGATCTGAAGACAATGTTATCTAGCATTGTCATCTTGTAGTTGAAAATTTCAGCCGATAATTCTAGCAAATTGAACAAACACGGAACGCAAACGTTGACCTTCATCAAGATATCGTTGTCTTGTCAGGTGTGCGTTCACCGTGACCAATTTAGTTAAAACAATTGTGACACTACTACACCTCGCCATTTGCATTACAGATCACGGTCAAGAATTGTACCGCTTCATCCCGCTTGCCGTTACTTATCCAACATAGTTTTCTGCGATCTGTGAATCCGAAGCAAATTAAAACCCAGAATCGAAGCGTAGATTAACACGCCTCATTGGCCGTACCCAGCGTTGCTTCGACCATCTTTGCCAACTATTGTGGGCTGTGAGGATCAAACACgtaaaggtccgggttagaataggccttcagcaacccacgcttggcataaaaggcgactatgcttatcgtaagagacgacgaacgggatcgggtggtcaggttcgctgacttggttgacacatgtcataggttccgaATTGCGCTGATCGGTgatcatgctcttgatcactggactgtctgctccagactcgattatttgcagaccgccggccatataactggaatattgctgagtgctgcgtaaaactaaactcacacattcactgtgAGGATCAAATCCTTTGCAGGACGACCTTGCCTTGAAGCGAACTGCCTAAGGCTGGTTTTTAATGGTGGACGATTACGTTTGGAATGTTGGATTGATAGCAACGGCATTATGTAATAAAATTTAATGCAATCTTTCTCTCAACAATCGCGAATGTTCATTTCATCTAACCTCATCACAGGTTTTGTGTTGAGATAAAAGTGTCGTTGGTATccttttcatatatatatatatatatatatatatatatatatatatatatatatatatatatatatatatatatatatatatatatatatacacacacacacacacacacacacacacacacacacatatatatatatatatatatatggggcggtggggtagcctagtggttaaagcgtccgctcgtcacgccgaagacccgggttcgattccccacatggttacaatgtgtgaggcccattttctggtgtcccccgccgtgatatcgccggaatattgctagaagcggcgtaaaaccaaactcactcactatatatatatatatataaagaaagtgatgagaataccGAGCGTACAGTTATACATAGTATAGAAGTAGGTTTCGAAATAATAAGAGAGGgggaagggagagagagagacacatttatgtcaacacaaatatatatctatatactcTAAATGTTAATGTAGAAAGATCTGGCCTCCTATTGATGGATTTAAATAGTGACGTTTCTTCACACTGTACGTGCATTTTTATCGATTATACTTTAACTGATTACTCTTAGAACGGGAatcatgtttgtcatttcaACAGACATGTTTTATGAAACAGTTTGAATGACCCAATCTGTCGGGAAAAGAGAGTTCTGCGCAAAATATTATGCACACTATTTTCTTAAGTAATGTCCATATATAGTCTTTCCTAACTTTTCGTAAGAACTCAATGACTGACGGTAACGTTTTCTTATGGGAGCACTCATCTTTCAGGGCGGTGTCGTTTCGCCAGTATATACCAACCGCACTTGCGTGGACACCCCTATACAAACAATCCCATATGAAGGAGACCTCGCCCCACCTGTTCTATAAATACACACAGCCTTTGACAGCTTATACCACCGGTTCTACAACACTTGTTCAACTGTGCATGACCGGATCGGCTGCATACCTGAGACAACAGACCAGAGCGGACACGGCACGGGCCGGCAGGGACATTCGGATTTCGTGTTAACAACAGCAGAACCATGAGGGAGCGAGGATGTAGTAAAGTAGAAGTATGTCTTACTACTGCCAATATTATTGGAGTTATAGCTATAGTCATGATAGCTGCTGTCATCGGCactgacagatgggtgatgtggACTGTGGACAGGACTAAACTAACTTCAGCCCAGCGAGCCGATACTTCCAGTGCACGTTTTTCCCACACCCGACATCGTGGAATGTTCCGAGAGTGTTATCCTGGCAACGACACTTCATGTGAGTAACACAGTTAGTCGAACATTCCTTTCACAGATGACCAGACAAAATGGTGGCCGTGCCACAACCACAGGTAGTCATTCGTactggccgccattttgaatgaCATAGATGTATTCACAACCATTAACTAGTTTACTATACTTCGTGTGGTCACCTGCGTTAATGTCGCTGAAGCAAGAACACAAATGAGATGGTTCTCTCCACTGGCTACCAGAGTTACTTTACACATTTATGACGGCCGGTTTGTCATGACTTTGTCCCACGATGCTTCGTATTGTATGATGCCCGATTTTAGGGTTACTCAATGGAAGACAATTGTAGATGGAGAAAATGTAGATGTTCGACCAGTACTGGAGACTTCTGGAGAACACATAAGGCACGTGGAAGATAAAACTTACACAATGTACTACATTAAACATGGTGAAAATATCAATCCTAATTCCTTggatattcaaacaatcaataCATCTTAAATGCTGGTGAATAGTGAGAACAAACACGCCCAGTGAGTAAGTCAAAAGCATGAAATCTACTTCCACTTAAGCACAGATTTCCTTTTAACATGGCAAGTGTTTTGTCGCTTATATTTACACCAGAAGCGCAATATTCCCGCTTTTCATATCGCAACATTTCATACTTGCTTTGGTCTCCTCTTGAGCATTATTTCAAGACGAAGAAAaagacacaaacagaaaacattaaaCCCGGCTCGCTTTTTGTACTTACATATTCGGTGGACAAAAAGAGAAGTAATGAGTTCTTTTTGATCACCATTAAAAGTACGAGCAAGTCTGAAGTGCACATAGCAtttctgttgttgttgaaaGCACTGTCAATTTTAAACAATTTATGTATATTAACGGCAATGAGCAGACATGTAAATTCAGTAGGAGCTTGTTTATGAGCTTGCACTGTGCTGAGTTCTGCTTCACTGAATACTGTTTAGGCACGCCCTATGATATATAGGTCACTGCAGAAGGTAGCGCTACTGACATGTTATACACGTTTCAGTCCTTATTTTACATTTACACAGTACATGACTGAATCGTGCACAAAGTAAATATTGTGTACTATTCTCTATTGtgttacacacacatctacatacacatacacaaacactcacaacACACTGAGTTACATTGGTTCTGTGAGACACTCAGGTTGCAACTTGAGAACACCACTTCATCTGACTCACATATATAATCACGATAGTAACGCCCTTGTTTTTAAAGGAGTGGCTACTTCATCGGCGTCTTTCTTGTCCAAATACGAATTAGCATGTTCTGTTATAATGTATTTGTGTGTTAACAGGGATGTAACATTTACATCAGTGCAATACATGAATAAACGACCTGGGCTGCCTCTAAAGGCAGTTGTTGCAGATTTAAAGGAAAATAGTGTAGAAACAATAGTTTATATCGTTCCGCCACGGGTCAGGGATTACCACGTCACTTTGTTTCCCGAGGCAGTAAACGTAGCCTAAAGGAATCCAGCGATGATTGTGCAATGTCTGTTGAGGTCTATGAAATATGATCTGAACAGACCGGAGGATAAAGGAGCCATGTTGACATGCATGGGCGTCTACAGGCAAACACTTGAACAGCTTGATAAAAGTAAATAAACATATCGTCCACTTCATAAACCCCAGTCTGTAATCTAACTCCATAATCTTGGGTAAGAAACTGGTACTGGTATAACCCATTTTATAACTCAGAATTCGCGGTTCTGTTCACTGACAAAACATTGCAACCGAACAAGACAATAACGCTGACACTGTTTAATAGTATGAACGCAATAGGAGTTTTAAATGCTGCCATTATTTTGAACTTATTTTAAGAATGAACCAATAATGCTCACAATGTATTTCAATAAAGTTGCACTTGTATCTTTATTGCTAGTAAGACCACagacaaacatattttatatttttcacaattatCCATAAACAATGAGAGACAATGGGACATTCGTGGGACCGAGTGGTTCATTCATCACAACAAACAAGAGTAAATGTCTGGGAACATGGTAAATGATAAGATCTATTCTTTTTGTGAGAATGAACCAGAATCGTCGatgcatatttattttgaaTTCCTTTTTGCGAAAAAAACCCTTGTGTCTGGGCGAAAATGTCTTGGAAATCCAAAATATCAACGAAATGTGTGGTATATAAAGGTTTGATATATGGGTTTCAAGAGGTATATTGCAAGCAGAACATTATGACTTATTAATACTCTCTGTGTTCATACATATTCTTTGATGTAAGTATATCCACTAATATGACTGCAGAACTTAGATAAGTGTCCAACAACAAATACGGTCATCTGTCTAGCTTCGTCCTGTTGAGCGTCGGCAGAGTAGAAGCCACGTGATGGTTGTATTGTCAGGCTCTGATGATGTATACTGTATGGTGATCTTTGTTTCTGGACTCCTAAACGTAGGCCCGGGGCCCTTCAAATGATTCAAATAAAAAGGGAAGACGTTATTACCTACAACCTCGCTTTAAGCCATTATTAACATTTGGCAAAATGACCGAGGGGCAAACACAGTGTCCGTTCTTAAGATAGGTATGAAACAGTATAATTGTCACCATTTATagcatttgattttgtttggggTATGGCGTTTACGGCGATGAATACAGTACTCATTACTTTGATGGTGACCGAATGAGGTAGTTTCGTATGGCTGAGGGCCACTACTGCAACTAGATTATGAGAAAACGACTGCGTAGCATGTCTATCAACAAAAGATCCCAATAAGCGCTTAATAAGCTGAAACCGATTGACACAAAGTATGTAGAGTTTAGAAGTGTTAGATCATGTTGCTTGGACAAATCTTCAACCCAAATTGTTACCAAACGATGCGAATGGGACACCTCTATTCTGATCAGAACATGACGCTGCTCTCGCATGCCAAACAGGAAAACCACCAGACTCTCGGTTTCTTCGGCTGTTGCTAGTAAAATTTTTTCTTTATTGAAtccatttgtgaaaattatcttcAGTATCAAACAGTCGCTATGCTTCCGAAATATCAATGACTGCATAATTGTTTTCAGTCGAAAACATCTGATATTTTTTTGGAATATCACTTGATGGCGAAGAAATGTGATTTTACTTTTCGTTGATTTTCTCTGAAATTTAGCTCACAGATACACACTATGCTCACTAGGGCCAGTGACTATTGGGTAACGTATTATGCTTATGTACGAGTCACTGCACCCTCTTCCACCGAATTCAAATAGTTCAATATAATTAACCCAACATTATTTAAGGTGAGCGGGCTATCTAAACTCATCGGATTTTCTTTGGTTTGCATtcatttgtatatatatttaattcCTTTTTCTATAATTGGAGTGTCCACCGATCCCCATCTACTGCAAAGATGTCTTTTATTGACACTTCTTTCAGCGGCCAAAGACGTCAATGAAATGTAGGAAATAGCCGCACTGCCAGAGTTCGGTCAGGCATGAAATTCTTGACCGTTTgtctcaaaagcggaccgatgattTGCAATCAAACTCGAAAAGAAACGAACAtataatactcaatgaaacgctgatcataatcaaaacatcagaccaactctgtgatttattttcagaagttaTGTCCccagaatttaaaaaaatgttgtttgacaaactatcattaaaatatttacacagttcACTACTTGTTAAGAGGGGAATGCAAAGAGAGGAATAACCAGGCGTACACGGAAAACATGCACAGGTGTCACCAAAGTTATTGCTTCATTTACTTGTGCTTTGCAATCTCCATGCTGACTGTGCGTCTGTGTGTCGTCTGCATCAAAGCAAACACCACAAAACATGCTactatatttgttttgcataaaATATGGCATAACATCAAACAATTTACAGTTACTTTTTCCAGCAGTATTTTATGTAAGCCCGAGGCCAAACACCTTCCAGCATGACTCtctgtcatatttgggattgggATTTCTGAGTAAAGTAGAAGTTCCAGTCTGTTTACGAGGATTTCACCCCCACACTGTAAATATCCCGTCTCATGGCCAGCACACACACTCTGACAAGTGAAAACTGGCACGGTAGTGGTTAGGGAACACACCACAAATCATGACATTACCTTTTTGTATTAGAACTTGCACAGCGTCAACTAATGCACAGTTACTTTATTCCAATATTATTAGTATTTAGTCACCGCTTTGAGAGCGAAACATCATGCCGGAAAACACACGTAAAATCTCCAAATTATCGCCCATTTTGGATAAAATATACCCTTCAAAaggtaggggaactgtactttcaatgtacgattgtcgaaattgggagatatatgggattgaatcaatgttgatacaattatagtggatgttttgagactgcatcaccacatggatttcattcaaagcaaagctgttcgtttaGTTATCTCCCTCGTTAGGTAaatggagtatgacatgaaaatttcaggtttacaattttcagtcagtagtgtgtgatttgaccctgaaaacaccgtccatgcacagatgcaagaaaattatctgAATAAATGGTCTAcggtgatttatcgacctgcttGAAGACGTCAAATTCATAATGACACTCCATTCACGTGTGGTAGACTCCATGAACGtgtttcccatgcattgttgtgtgcgtgtggtgataacgtgaaatgatgctgcatacgcAAGattaatgtcattgtaacgttacTCGATGGGGTTTCTTTCTATCAGATTTCAGGTTCTTTTCTTAAGTATATATACACGTGTTGGCTGGGGTCCTATCTACTAAAGTTGGTTGGTATGTTGTTTGAACCAACGCTATGCCAGCTACATGGAGACGATCTCAGGGggtgaaatattgttcaaaccTCCTCTGGATGCACGTCCATTAAACTTTCAAAATCCCTATGATCAAATATTAGTATCTCTCGACCACAATTAACAATTTGGTTTCTTTAGCAAATAATTTGTATCAATTATAAACAACAATTGCACTTTATTTCATCAAGGTAcccatttcaaaatatttcagtagtATAGAACTACTGCACCAGGGCAAAGTTTAATGTGGAAACTGTCTTGACCAACCGGATAATTCCACCCTCACCCCCTCACCCCCCACCCGAACATTTGTTAATATTCGACTCTGGCAATTGGAAAACGATGACAAacggcaaccaagtcagcgggccagAATAACGGgacagaccaattctaacccggggcATATGTAAAGACTCAAGAATGGTTTCAAATGTGTACTTAAGGGACTTTCGAGGCTGATTTAATGTACTAGTGCGAACATGAAACCATGCTTTATGATTTAAAGACAGATAAACTTCAAACAGAGTTCAATAATGTATCGTTGTAAGTATGGTGTTTCAAATGGTGGGCTTTAAGTAATGCATCTGGAATTTGTAATGGATTACTTTAAATAACTTCTCCGCATGCAATACCAAATTATTATTCTCTAAGTTAAGTATTGTGAGTATATCACCAAAGGTCCGAGCTTACGCGCTTCATAAGGGTAATTCGTAATGCGCTGatatttcagaaaatgtatCCTTAGCTCActgatattatatattgttgaaaCGTAAGATAATAAGTCATTTAGTATGTCTTGTGTTGTACTGCTCCTATGTATCGTTCTCTGTTTAGTTTTAGACACGTCAAATGATGTCATTGACAAGAACTGCTTCCAGCTGAAATTCGTTGATAACATCGATGGGTCAAGCGCCGAGTACCAGCTCATGATTGGTAAGTTATCCACCTCTTCTGTGCTACCAGTTGAAGTGCGTGTTTGCGTCTTCATCATTTGCGCATTGATGCATCATCTGATTGCCTTTAAAAGGTAATGACCCACTACACACGGGTGCACTCACGTATGTACGCACACGTCCCAGTAAATGTAGCAAATGTTCCTCGGCGTATGCATGTTTGGTCATTATACTCGCCAAATGCGCTTCTGTGCGTGGCGATGGAGCAATACACTGTAACTTTTAATTAAGCACTGGGCAGGAAAGTAAGCCAAATGTCAGTGTACATTCTCACTTGACATTTGAATATCCAAGATAGAATTTATGCAGTtaggaaaaaaatattgaaggcTTTGTAATGAACTTTCTGGGAATAAAACTTTTTCTAATTTCGCTAAAGTATTGGCAGTTAAAAAGGTAGTGATACGCAACCCCTATTACGTTCAAGGAGCACAATGTACATATTCTATAATCATAATCGATATTGAAGCATGGTTTAACAGTTTAAAATGTAACAAACTGAATAGATCTTTTTCAGATAAGTAATGTAAATAATAATCAATATCAGTGTTGTTTTTTACGACCTTGCAGAATCTATCGTTTGATGATGCTTCAGTATCTGAATGCCATTTTTGTATGACAAGGTCTGCAAGGCTATTCTTGACTTTACATTTAATCTAATCATTGGTTAATCCATACATCATTATTTCCCGTCTTTATTATCATGTCTCTCATACATGATAGCCTTTTGTTATTTGAGGTATTATTAGATAAAAAATGTAGCAGCATGTTTGCCAGATGAGCGGATTGCCGTGATTAGTCTCGCCCGTCCTGTCTCTGCATAAGTCATATACAAGGATGTACTTTCCTTTACTCTGGGTAATTTCCTTAGAAATGTTAAAAGGATATTTTCCGTAATGCTTAAGTTTTCAATCCCCCCGTATTTCACACCCATAAATCAAAATTAGAACAAGTGCAACAAATAATGTTAACTGGCAGGTAACATTAACATTTTGTGAATATGTACTTGATATTGTAAATCTATATGAATATTCTCTTTTTGTTCcattaaacatgaaaacattagaTTTGTCGATATGAATATATCAAGTATTATCTGTAGTTACCCCACTGGGTAGTCATGTCCTCTAAATGTAATGGCGCAACCGGAGAAACTAGACAAACCGTTATGAGGAAGACTGTAAATACCAAACAGAAGCAAAGTGTTAGACAGACGAGGGAAGTGAATGTTTCGTCTAAAATCTGACATTGTAGACAGTCTTTTATCATTATTTGTGTGCCCACAAGAAGGAAACGTATGGGGAAGACATAACGGATAGCTGTCGTACTTCTGggatcaaatgaaacattttacaaaaagtaAATGCATTTGTGTGAGCTGTGTTTTAACTACGTAAGCATCCATTGTAAAGCCTGTAATGTTTTATttgatgacatgtttgtttgatgACACTATTATCAGAAAAAAAGCTTTTTGTTCTCAAGAAACCACTTAATCGTAAATAATTGTcatgaatataaatatacagaTTATTGTTCTTTCACGGTTCggtgtattattttttttgttttacggTTCGTGGTGCTTACTGAGAAATGACAGCTGCCATCAATAACAGACTTTTTTAAAGACATTAACCGTTGTACTCTGAAAAGTGTATGCAGGTAGGAACTAACGAAGAGTACGAGTTTGTATTTAGCTGGTCAGTGACGACGTATCTGCCTAATATTATCACAGTAACCCTCACGTGAATAAATGTTCAGATCGTGTCACAGAAATAGTATTGTACAAGTTTTATAAGAGAAGCTCTTATATATAATAATTAAGACATGTTCATGTGTATGCTTAAGGTGCCGTTTCGCAATTTCGCAACTTTGCTTTCCAGAGCTACGGGACCTTGGAAAAACGTTCCAAGATTTGTCTATATAACAGCACCAGTTTCAGTTCTCAGTTTCAAACAAACGAACCGGCAATGATGTCGTGCAACATGTACTAAACACTTTAACAAACCTTTCCGaagattgtatgtatgtatgtatgtatgtatgtatgtatgtatgtatgtatgtatgtatgtatgtatgtgtctgtgtgtgtgtgtctgtatgtatgtatgtatgtatgtatgcatgtatgcatgcatgcatgtatacatgtatgcatgtatgtaaaaACTGCCTTGCCACCTTTCAACAGTGTGGAGGCAGTGTTTGTATGCTATATAAAACAAATGACTTAAAACTATGTTTAAAGCAATTTGCCATGATATAAATACCCACAAAGGGTTTACGCATGGAGCCAGTCATATAGAGCACACAGTAATATCATGTTTGTAAAGCGATGGGTTCAGTATCATCATTATTTCTGAATATGATTCTCGTTTCAGGATTATACACGTCCTTCATGGCCTTATTCGTGGTGGCAGAGGTCGTATTTGTAGTAGCATACATCCTGGGATTGTGCCTCTGTGTCAGGAGATTACATTCTCAGGCTTGTTATGCCTCCATATTCTGCTTTATAGCCGGTACGTATGTCACAATAACGTAGTATCACTGTCAGTAGATGCTCACTAAAGAATCTGTGGGGGAATGAGTCCATACTTCATGCTGcctctatatatatattccagcaatatcaaggcggggcacatcagaaatgagcttcgaGTATCTGTACTCGATCCTGTAGCAAATAATTATCACCATGTGAGAATATGATAGTCTCCATGTGATAACGTGATTTTCCCCACGTCACTACGTGCTTGTCTCTGTGTGTGAGACATGATTGTCTCTGTGTGAGACATGATTGTCTCTGTGTGGTGACATATCAGTCTGTGTGCGATACGATATTGTATATGTGTGGTGAGATGACTGTGTGTGATACATGATTGTCTCCGTGTGGTGACGTCATTCTCTACGTGATACATGATTGTCTCTGTCAGTATCTCTGGTATGATTGTCTGTGTATAAGGTTATTTCAGTGACATCGTGAAAAATAGAATCTGTCATATCATTACAAGCAAAACATCAAAGAACCAGACAGAGCCATGCTTCAAAGCAACAGTTCCATACGTTTTGACAATTGCCAGAGTTGCATAGTTTGTGAGACTACGTGACAAGGAGGACTAtcagtttgttttgttaaatgcAAATACTGGTGATGCTCCGTGGGCAGTTGTGAGTGAAAACGTGAGTTTGAATTATTTCCAACAAATATAGTGTTTTCCTTTTCTTCCTTTCAGCTTTCATCCTTGCTCTCGGCATGGCCCTGTTCCACGCGTCCATATATGTGCAGAGGGAACAAGTGAGAGACGTGCTGACAGACCGACAGAGATATTATCAAATGTGGCCAAATGTAAGTATATACGTATGATGCATCATGTACATCCGGTTTTCTAACTTACAGTTTAAAGCCTCTGTATTTGTGGGATGTGTCATCCGCATCTTTTATTTCAAGGGTTGTAGGAACCTAATCTTTTAGTTCCTATTTGTCAGTGTTGTGTTATCATTTCAGGAGCTGAAGTTAGCGACGGTGCGTGAATTCAAGGAATCTTACATCGTCGCTTGGGTTGGATTAATCCTTGCTGCAATTACTGCTATTTGCTATGGTTTGGCTGCAAAATTTCTTGCTGACAACAAACACAGACGTCGTCCATATTCCGAGAAGGCGTTTCGTGAGCCATACTTCTATGACAATCCTCAGTATGCTCTGGACCCCTACCAACCCAAGGTTATTCCAGTGGAATACCCAACCTATGCCGCTCGCCCACAATACTATGAAGGAGCAAGACCCATCATATATTCTGCTGATGGCTATGGAGAGAATATGCCAGGCTACAGGATACGGGAGCTGTCTTAATAGGCACAATACACACAGACCATGGATCTATCCACAAGACAAATTCAGAATTGCAATATAAACGAGATCATGCCAGTTATGTATTCCGTTCTATCAGATCTGTAGTTTGTTTTACGAGCTTAAACAGCCATCTCAAATGGGACTGACTGGCAATGTAGCATGTCGCAATAGGAAGTTTTATGGCAGGTCTTGTTGTACTTCCCGTGTTGGAATCCATGTGCT
The nucleotide sequence above comes from Haliotis asinina isolate JCU_RB_2024 chromosome 5, JCU_Hal_asi_v2, whole genome shotgun sequence. Encoded proteins:
- the LOC137283725 gene encoding transmembrane protein 114-like, which codes for MRERGCSKVEVCLTTANIIGVIAIVMIAAVIGTDRWVMWTVDRTKLTSAQRADTSSARFSHTRHRGMFRECYPGNDTSFLDTSNDVIDKNCFQLKFVDNIDGSSAEYQLMIGLYTSFMALFVVAEVVFVVAYILGLCLCVRRLHSQACYASIFCFIAAFILALGMALFHASIYVQREQVRDVLTDRQRYYQMWPNELKLATVREFKESYIVAWVGLILAAITAICYGLAAKFLADNKHRRRPYSEKAFREPYFYDNPQYALDPYQPKVIPVEYPTYAARPQYYEGARPIIYSADGYGENMPGYRIRELS